A genomic segment from Leopardus geoffroyi isolate Oge1 chromosome A2, O.geoffroyi_Oge1_pat1.0, whole genome shotgun sequence encodes:
- the MCEMP1 gene encoding mast cell-expressed membrane protein 1 isoform X2, with product MGSEEICWNQEVKMQAAAFKGADPDYENITLTFRNQEQPRGSHSPPKNRGKQPPASPHRTASGGAPVPAWSRPAPDSAQVPRWLHRATLSLYILLALFCIVLLALVLVKNSEVSQELLVVKRELQNVSISGQQCQEEQKQGWSSIQQLITEARQHIDMIQRNVHVGNEKVKTLSTDLSQIKTKLHEISKVLEKKPQPQPTAQ from the exons ATGGGGTCTGAGGAAATCTGCTGGAATCAGGAGGTCAAGATGCAGGCAGCAGCCTTCAA AGGTGCAGACCCTGACTATGAGAATATCACCTTGACCTTCAGAAACCAGGAGCAACCAAGGGGCAGCCATTCACCACCCAAGAATCGAGGCAAGCAGCCACCTGCCAGCCCGCACCGCACAGCCTCGGGAGGGGCCCCTG TCCCAGCCTGGTCGAGGCCGGCCCCAGACTCTGCCCAGGTCCCTCGTTGGCTGCACAGAGCCACCCTGAGCCTGTACATCCTCCTTGCCCTGTTCTGCATCGTTCTCTTGGCCTTGGTCCTGGTGAAGA ATTCTGAGGTGTCCCAGGAGCTGCTGGTCGTGAAAAGGGAGCTCCAGAATG TCTCCATCTCGGGACAACAGTGTCAGGAGGAGCAGAAACAGGGCTGGAGCAGCATCCAGCAGCTCATCACGGAGGCCAGGCAGCACATTGACATGATCCAGAGAAATGTCCACGTCGGGAATGAGAAAGTGAAGACGCTGTCAACAG acttAAGCCAAATCAAGACTAAATTACATGAAATCTCCAAGGTACTAGAGAAGAAGCCGCAGCCAC AGCCCACAGCTCAATAA
- the MCEMP1 gene encoding mast cell-expressed membrane protein 1 isoform X1 gives MGSEEICWNQEVKMQAAAFKDKKQRAPDHKEGADPDYENITLTFRNQEQPRGSHSPPKNRGKQPPASPHRTASGGAPVPAWSRPAPDSAQVPRWLHRATLSLYILLALFCIVLLALVLVKNSEVSQELLVVKRELQNVSISGQQCQEEQKQGWSSIQQLITEARQHIDMIQRNVHVGNEKVKTLSTDLSQIKTKLHEISKVLEKKPQPQPTAQ, from the exons ATGGGGTCTGAGGAAATCTGCTGGAATCAGGAGGTCAAGATGCAGGCAGCAGCCTTCAAAGACAAGAAACAGAGGGCCCCAGACCATAAGGAAG GTGCAGACCCTGACTATGAGAATATCACCTTGACCTTCAGAAACCAGGAGCAACCAAGGGGCAGCCATTCACCACCCAAGAATCGAGGCAAGCAGCCACCTGCCAGCCCGCACCGCACAGCCTCGGGAGGGGCCCCTG TCCCAGCCTGGTCGAGGCCGGCCCCAGACTCTGCCCAGGTCCCTCGTTGGCTGCACAGAGCCACCCTGAGCCTGTACATCCTCCTTGCCCTGTTCTGCATCGTTCTCTTGGCCTTGGTCCTGGTGAAGA ATTCTGAGGTGTCCCAGGAGCTGCTGGTCGTGAAAAGGGAGCTCCAGAATG TCTCCATCTCGGGACAACAGTGTCAGGAGGAGCAGAAACAGGGCTGGAGCAGCATCCAGCAGCTCATCACGGAGGCCAGGCAGCACATTGACATGATCCAGAGAAATGTCCACGTCGGGAATGAGAAAGTGAAGACGCTGTCAACAG acttAAGCCAAATCAAGACTAAATTACATGAAATCTCCAAGGTACTAGAGAAGAAGCCGCAGCCAC AGCCCACAGCTCAATAA
- the MCEMP1 gene encoding mast cell-expressed membrane protein 1 isoform X3, whose product MGSEEICWNQEVKMQAAAFKDKKQRAPDHKEGADPDYENITLTFRNQEQPRGSHSPPKNRVPAWSRPAPDSAQVPRWLHRATLSLYILLALFCIVLLALVLVKNSEVSQELLVVKRELQNVSISGQQCQEEQKQGWSSIQQLITEARQHIDMIQRNVHVGNEKVKTLSTDLSQIKTKLHEISKVLEKKPQPQPTAQ is encoded by the exons ATGGGGTCTGAGGAAATCTGCTGGAATCAGGAGGTCAAGATGCAGGCAGCAGCCTTCAAAGACAAGAAACAGAGGGCCCCAGACCATAAGGAAG GTGCAGACCCTGACTATGAGAATATCACCTTGACCTTCAGAAACCAGGAGCAACCAAGGGGCAGCCATTCACCACCCAAGAATCGAG TCCCAGCCTGGTCGAGGCCGGCCCCAGACTCTGCCCAGGTCCCTCGTTGGCTGCACAGAGCCACCCTGAGCCTGTACATCCTCCTTGCCCTGTTCTGCATCGTTCTCTTGGCCTTGGTCCTGGTGAAGA ATTCTGAGGTGTCCCAGGAGCTGCTGGTCGTGAAAAGGGAGCTCCAGAATG TCTCCATCTCGGGACAACAGTGTCAGGAGGAGCAGAAACAGGGCTGGAGCAGCATCCAGCAGCTCATCACGGAGGCCAGGCAGCACATTGACATGATCCAGAGAAATGTCCACGTCGGGAATGAGAAAGTGAAGACGCTGTCAACAG acttAAGCCAAATCAAGACTAAATTACATGAAATCTCCAAGGTACTAGAGAAGAAGCCGCAGCCAC AGCCCACAGCTCAATAA
- the RETN gene encoding resistin, which produces MKALPLLLLPVLGLLVRGRSVCPVEEAINEKIQDGTRSILETIRTIGLSCRTVTSRGDLATCPLGFAVTACTCGSACGSWDVRAETTCHCQCAGMDWTGARCCRVQAPA; this is translated from the exons ATGAaggctcttcccctcctcctcctcccggtCCTGGGGCTGCTGGTGCGTGGCAGGTCTGTGTGTCCAGTGGAGGAAGCCATCAATGAGAAGATCCAGGACGGCACCCGCTCAA TCCTTGAGACAATAAGGACCATCGGCCTGAGCTGCCGAACGGTCACCTCCAGGGGTGACTTGGCCACCTGCCCCTTAG GCTTCGCCGTCACCGCCTGCACTTGTGGCTCCGCCTGCGGCTCGTGGGACGTGCGCGCCGAGACCACCTGCCACTGCCAGTGCGCGGGCATGGACTGGACGGGGGCTCGCTGCTGTCGCGTGCAGGCCCCCGCCTGA